In Lycium ferocissimum isolate CSIRO_LF1 chromosome 3, AGI_CSIRO_Lferr_CH_V1, whole genome shotgun sequence, the genomic window ACTTGCTTGGCTTGTGCGACGCTCGCAGAGATCTCTCGTTTTCGCCATTTTCTGTGCCCGGTTACTCAGAACGGTCCCCGAGCCGCGATTCATATCGCACGTAACCACCTTTCATGAAAGAACGAAACATGTGGAGCTTGAGCGCACTTGCTGACAGCAATGCAGCACTACCGggtttaatttatttttgtcatttgttCCATCGGACAAACGGATCGCGGATCTCTTTACAAAACCCCTAGCGGGATTTCTCGTGAATATTTTATCCAAGTTGGGGGTTCTTTCTCCCCCTCCCGGCTTCGAAGGGGGATATTGAAGGAAAGATGTTGATTAACATCAACGACAACATACCGTAGGATATGTCGATTAAAGCaaggaagaaagagaagaaagagacAGTAAAAATAACGAAGCAGATGACCAAGAAAAAGGCAAAGTAAAAGTGACCAGCAAAGTAAAAGTGTTTTCAGACAAATTTACTTTTGGACAGTGCTAGACAGCTTTACGGAAATTATGAGCACAAATGGAATATGAGTTGGTTACACATTGGACAGTGCTAGACAGCTTTACGGAAATTATGAGCACAAATGGAATATGAGTTGGTTACACATTTTGATATGttggataaataaataaaaaataggacAAGTATACATAGTACATACACTtttcatttgtttatttattttatttggatGTACAGTTTTGTATAAATAGGAGCAATGCCTAATGAATAATACACAGAAAATTTCATCAATcttttcaaattctttcagaaaaAGAAGTCATGACAAATTATATTTTAGTGATGTTGGTGCACTTAAAGGGACTGTTGAGTGACCATccattgaaaagttgaaattacTCCACCATGGCTGTTTGTATACAAAGGAGGCTCTGTCAAAGTAGGAAAATACAAGTAGAGAGTTCGAAACCATGGAGATACGAGTACCTCCTCTCATGTTTTCTTGGTTTCTTTTGtgtctttctttgtttttgggAACCTCAGCACAAAGGTCTACTTATATTGTCCATCTGGACAAATCTTTTATGCCTAAAATCTTTGCTAGTCACCGCAATTGGCATTCTTCCATTGTTGATACCATCAAGATTGAAGTTCCCACTACACAAAATGGCCACCATCCAGTTCCAAAGCTTCTTTATTCTTATGACAATGTCATTCATGGCTTCAGTGCTGTTTTGTCCAAAGATGAATATGAGGCTCTCAAGAAGTCACCAGGCTATCTTTCGGCTTACAAAGACAAACCTGTTGAAGCTCACACAACTCACACCTTTGAGTTTCTTAAGCTCAATCCTGCTTCTGGGCTATGGCCAGTTTCTGGTTTTGGTCAAGATGTTATCATTGGTGTACTTGATTCTGGTGTGTGGCCTGAATCTGCCAGTTTCAGAGATGATGGATTATCTGAAATTCCCAAGAAGTGGAAAGGAATTTGCAAGCCAGGAACAAAGTTCAATTCTTCAATGTGCAACAGGAAACTCATTGGAGCGAATTATTTCAATAAGGGGATTTTGGCTGATGATCCTAGTGTGAAAATTAAAATGAATTCTGCAAGGGATACTAAAGGTCATGGCACACATGTTGCCTCCATTGCTGCCGGAAATTTTGCTAAAGGAGTTTCATATTTTGGATATGCTCCTGGAACGGCAAGAGGTATGGCGCCACGAGCTAGGATAGCTGTGTATAAGTTTAGTTTTGACGAAGGGACCTTCACTTCTGATCTAATTGCTGCTATGGACCAAGCTGTCGCAGATGGTGTTGACATACTGACCATTTCTTATGGGTGGGTTGACATTCCATTATATCAAGATTCTGTTGCAATAGCTTCTTTTGGTGCCATGATGAAGGGTATCTTAGTCTCTGCGTCAGCCGGAAATTATGGTCCTGAAATGGGAACTTTAACCAATGGAGTCCCCTGGATCTTTACTGTGGCATCAGGCAGTACTGACCGGTCATTTTCTGGGACTTTAACTCTTGGGAACGGCTTAAAGATTACTGGATTTAGCTTGTTTCCAGTGAGAACCACCATCAAGGATTTTGCTTTGGTTTACAATGGAAGTTTATCTACTTGTGATCAATCTGACGAATTAGCCCAAGTCCCTAATGCTGCACGCAGCATTATGATTTGTTATAGCACTGCACAAGAAGACTTATCAGTCTCTGATCAAATGGCGGCTATCTCAGAGTCAAAATTTGGAGGTGCAATCTATGTTTATGGAGATCCGGATGTATTGTCAGacaattattttccaaatcctGGAGTTGTAATTAGCAGCAAGGAATGGAAAAAGGTGATAGACTATGCCGACAAAAGTGTTAAACCAAAAGTCAGCATCAGTTTCCAGGAAACACATATTGATGTAAAGCCTGCTCCAGTTGTTTCTGCATTTTCCTCTAGAGGCCCCTCTCTAAGTTATCTGCGAGTTGCAAAGCCAGATATTATGGCACCAGGAGAGTTAATTCTAGCAGCCTGGCCATCGAACGTTCCAGCTGCAACTATTGGTCTGCATAGTGATTACCGCCTTGTATCAGGCACTTCCATGGCGGCTCCTCACATTGCAGGAATTGCGGCAATGCTAAAAGGAGCACATCCTGATTGGAATCCTTCAGCCATTCGATCTGCCATGATGACCACTGCTAACCCTTTGGATAACACTGAAAAACCCATCAAGACCACGGATTACCTCGTTACCAGGGTTGCTACATCATTAGCCATGGGAGCCGGACTCGTTGATCCAAACCGTGCAGTTGATCCAGGCCTGATATATGATGCCACTCCACAAGACTATGTGAACCTTCTCTGCTCCATGAATCTCACAGAAGCGCAATTCAAAACAATTGCTAGATCATCAGCTAAGCACAACTGCTCAAATCCATCCGATGATATCAATTACCCATCGTTTATTGCTCTCTTTAACCCATATGGGAACTACACTTGGTTGGAACAGAAATTCAGCAGGACAGTCACAAATGTTGGAGCAAGTGCAGCTAAGTATAAAGCAAAAGTGAGAGCACCAAAAAGCTCGAGAATTTCTATCTCTCCGCGGACCTTGGTGTTTGAGAAGAAAAATCAGAAACAAGACTACACTCTGACCATACGTTACAAAGGCATTGCAGACGACCAAGCACAATCTGGTTCAATCACTTGGGTGGAAGAGAACGGTCATCACACCGTAAGAAGTCCTATAGTAGTAGCTCCAGCGCTTGATGCCTGGACCTGAAATGCTGCTCTTGGGGAGTTTGTAACTCT contains:
- the LOC132049527 gene encoding subtilisin-like protease SBT3, producing MEIRVPPLMFSWFLLCLSLFLGTSAQRSTYIVHLDKSFMPKIFASHRNWHSSIVDTIKIEVPTTQNGHHPVPKLLYSYDNVIHGFSAVLSKDEYEALKKSPGYLSAYKDKPVEAHTTHTFEFLKLNPASGLWPVSGFGQDVIIGVLDSGVWPESASFRDDGLSEIPKKWKGICKPGTKFNSSMCNRKLIGANYFNKGILADDPSVKIKMNSARDTKGHGTHVASIAAGNFAKGVSYFGYAPGTARGMAPRARIAVYKFSFDEGTFTSDLIAAMDQAVADGVDILTISYGWVDIPLYQDSVAIASFGAMMKGILVSASAGNYGPEMGTLTNGVPWIFTVASGSTDRSFSGTLTLGNGLKITGFSLFPVRTTIKDFALVYNGSLSTCDQSDELAQVPNAARSIMICYSTAQEDLSVSDQMAAISESKFGGAIYVYGDPDVLSDNYFPNPGVVISSKEWKKVIDYADKSVKPKVSISFQETHIDVKPAPVVSAFSSRGPSLSYLRVAKPDIMAPGELILAAWPSNVPAATIGLHSDYRLVSGTSMAAPHIAGIAAMLKGAHPDWNPSAIRSAMMTTANPLDNTEKPIKTTDYLVTRVATSLAMGAGLVDPNRAVDPGLIYDATPQDYVNLLCSMNLTEAQFKTIARSSAKHNCSNPSDDINYPSFIALFNPYGNYTWLEQKFSRTVTNVGASAAKYKAKVRAPKSSRISISPRTLVFEKKNQKQDYTLTIRYKGIADDQAQSGSITWVEENGHHTVRSPIVVAPALDAWT